The following are encoded in a window of Geobacter metallireducens GS-15 genomic DNA:
- a CDS encoding recombinase family protein, producing MKRYVSYLRVSTDKQGREGYGVGAQREAVANYLNGGKWELLREFVEVESGRKKDRPELAAALSFCKLTKSTLIVAKLDRLARNVAFVSSLMESGVDFVAVDFPEANKLTVHILAAVAEHEAGMISTRTKAALAAARTRGVKLGNPNLTNEARSAGRVARAMKSDEDAKRVKPIIEGLRLQGMGLRETARELNRQGIRTPLGKDWTATAVKNAMARW from the coding sequence ATGAAACGCTACGTGTCCTATCTCAGGGTATCAACCGACAAGCAAGGCCGGGAGGGCTACGGAGTAGGTGCACAACGAGAGGCCGTAGCCAACTACCTGAACGGGGGCAAGTGGGAGTTACTACGGGAGTTCGTAGAGGTGGAATCAGGAAGGAAGAAGGACCGCCCGGAGCTGGCAGCGGCTCTTTCCTTCTGCAAGCTGACTAAGTCCACCTTGATCGTTGCCAAGCTGGACCGCCTAGCCCGCAACGTGGCGTTTGTATCTTCGCTCATGGAATCTGGGGTTGACTTCGTAGCGGTAGACTTCCCAGAAGCAAACAAGCTGACTGTCCATATCCTTGCAGCGGTTGCGGAACATGAGGCCGGTATGATTTCCACCCGCACCAAAGCAGCCTTAGCGGCAGCAAGGACAAGGGGCGTCAAGCTGGGGAATCCTAACCTAACCAATGAAGCCCGGAGCGCTGGCAGGGTTGCAAGGGCTATGAAGTCCGATGAAGATGCAAAGAGGGTAAAACCCATCATTGAAGGATTGAGACTGCAAGGCATGGGACTTAGAGAGACTGCAAGGGAACTGAACCGGCAAGGAATCCGAACGCCACTAGGAAAGGACTGGACCGCTACGGCAGTCAAGAACGCAATGGCGAGATGGTGA
- a CDS encoding NUMOD4 domain-containing protein — MTESERWKVVREAREYEVSNNGDIRRIKTRHVLSPSVSKKGCIANLYVGESKKPKALLWHRVVAEAFIDNPDELPCVRHKDGNRSNNNASNLEWSCRSRCMKRAYATGSKKPTRGSKISTPIGVFTHQREAAKAAGLSQSTVAWRIKSDRFPDWYNLSD, encoded by the coding sequence ATGACCGAGAGCGAACGATGGAAAGTGGTACGGGAGGCGCGTGAGTACGAAGTCTCAAATAACGGGGATATTCGACGGATAAAGACAAGGCACGTATTGAGCCCTTCAGTTTCAAAGAAAGGGTGCATTGCAAATTTGTACGTTGGAGAGAGCAAGAAACCCAAGGCGCTCTTGTGGCATAGGGTTGTAGCTGAGGCCTTCATTGACAATCCCGACGAGCTTCCTTGTGTAAGGCACAAAGATGGGAATCGTAGCAACAACAACGCAAGCAATCTTGAGTGGAGCTGTCGCTCTCGCTGTATGAAGCGTGCTTATGCAACCGGGTCGAAAAAGCCTACTCGTGGCTCCAAGATTAGCACGCCTATCGGTGTCTTCACTCATCAAAGAGAAGCTGCAAAAGCTGCTGGTCTCTCTCAATCCACCGTGGCGTGGCGCATAAAGAGTGACCGCTTCCCTGACTGGTACAACTTATCAGACTGA
- a CDS encoding site-specific integrase, translating to MRMKKGMLALEEPVKQIGAIKRRKESKKLYVDFYYFGRRITRSTELNDTPANERKVRAFLDKVMQRIEDGTFKFAEAFLGATEEEKEFFTQLEGREYRPEPHQVVFGEYVKEWMATIFPTFGSPTKRRDYREAIETRILPAFRNMTFHQITGMAVFRFTESLVWKKGIHKGKPLSTARKSNILIPFRSIWNDACDHYRWVIKSPFDNLRKRLPKTEKKEHTVIRFADWLTFLDNLEVHYRPIAELMILTGMIPSELGGLRKDDIEGNYLNVRNSYVLGVEKKSLKTAFRKRQISITEAIRKRLQELQNRPGSPYLCTMVDGSRFNSSRFCKVWKKAVDQAGIPYVTSYSARHSFAAWSLIIGVNPLRLVKLMGHASKQMVYEVYGNYVEGLEEDAENIFRYFGRDFIIPGKSKSPIPFRDSTGDSFANNLLTFGDC from the coding sequence ATGAGAATGAAGAAAGGCATGCTTGCCTTGGAAGAACCAGTAAAGCAAATCGGAGCCATCAAGCGGCGCAAGGAGTCGAAGAAGCTCTACGTGGATTTCTACTACTTCGGGCGCAGGATAACGAGAAGCACGGAACTGAACGACACCCCGGCCAATGAACGAAAGGTCCGGGCCTTTCTCGACAAGGTGATGCAGCGGATCGAGGACGGGACGTTCAAGTTTGCGGAGGCGTTCCTAGGAGCCACGGAGGAAGAGAAGGAGTTCTTCACCCAACTGGAAGGAAGGGAGTACCGGCCGGAACCACATCAGGTGGTTTTCGGAGAGTATGTGAAGGAGTGGATGGCGACGATCTTCCCCACCTTCGGCTCACCGACCAAGCGGCGGGACTATCGGGAGGCAATCGAAACGAGAATCCTTCCGGCCTTTCGGAACATGACGTTCCACCAGATAACCGGGATGGCGGTATTCCGGTTCACGGAGTCGCTGGTCTGGAAAAAGGGCATCCACAAGGGAAAGCCCCTCTCCACGGCCAGGAAGAGCAACATCCTGATTCCGTTTCGCTCCATCTGGAACGATGCCTGCGACCATTACCGCTGGGTTATCAAGAGTCCCTTCGATAACCTGAGAAAGCGGCTTCCCAAGACCGAGAAGAAGGAACACACCGTTATCCGCTTCGCCGACTGGCTCACGTTCCTTGACAATCTGGAAGTGCATTACCGCCCCATCGCGGAACTGATGATCCTTACCGGGATGATCCCTTCGGAGTTGGGGGGACTACGGAAGGACGATATCGAGGGGAATTACCTCAACGTCCGCAACTCCTACGTCCTCGGCGTGGAGAAGAAGAGCCTCAAGACCGCTTTCCGCAAGAGGCAAATCTCCATCACGGAAGCCATCAGGAAGCGGCTACAAGAACTTCAGAACCGCCCCGGCTCTCCTTACCTCTGCACGATGGTTGACGGCTCACGGTTCAACAGTAGCCGGTTCTGCAAGGTCTGGAAGAAGGCGGTGGATCAGGCCGGGATTCCCTACGTTACCTCCTACTCGGCCCGGCACTCTTTCGCGGCGTGGAGTCTCATTATCGGGGTGAATCCGTTACGGCTCGTCAAGCTCATGGGGCATGCCAGCAAGCAAATGGTCTATGAGGTCTACGGGAACTACGTGGAGGGATTGGAAGAGGACGCGGAAAACATCTTCCGCTACTTCGGCAGGGACTTCATTATCCCCGGAAAAAGCAAATCCCCGATACCGTTTAGAGACAGTACCGGGGACAGTTTCGCGAACAACCTCTTAACTTTCGGAGATTGTTAG
- a CDS encoding ISL3-like element ISGme5 family transposase, whose translation MSYSDVIAIAGGWEGYRVAGTRTIVTGDAKRIEVELIALSQDEMVCGSCGGRCTSVHETTKRVIRDLPILDAQTYLIVHRRRLLCPQCGPTLERLSWLAKYARVTRRLAESVARLCGVVSVKHVAQYLGLSWDQVKEIDKRSLTERVGTVDLSNIEVLGMDEFALHKGHRYATVIIEPYRKEVLWIGKGRSRESIRPFFTQLGPHGCKRLKAVVMDMNASYEEEIKQHSPQADIVYDLFHVVAKYGREVIDRVRVDEANRLKEDKKARKVVKTSRWLLLRNSENVKGDDMLRLQELLEANRSLLTVYLLKDDLKQLWKFTCIEEAGLFWEQWHQRAMESGIPPLILFARRLKGYLQGILNHCLWPLHTGILEGINNKIKVIKRMAYGFRDHEYFFLKIRAAFPGIPG comes from the coding sequence TTGTCGTATTCCGATGTTATCGCAATTGCGGGAGGGTGGGAAGGATATCGTGTTGCTGGGACACGCACTATCGTCACAGGTGATGCCAAACGGATCGAGGTAGAACTGATTGCCCTGTCCCAGGATGAGATGGTGTGTGGCTCGTGCGGCGGGCGTTGCACAAGCGTCCATGAAACGACCAAGCGCGTAATTCGAGATTTGCCGATTCTCGATGCTCAGACTTATCTGATCGTTCACCGCCGCAGGCTGCTGTGCCCTCAGTGTGGGCCAACGCTGGAGCGTCTGTCATGGCTGGCGAAATACGCCCGCGTGACGCGCAGGCTTGCAGAGAGCGTAGCGCGACTGTGTGGTGTCGTGTCTGTGAAGCACGTGGCGCAGTATCTGGGGCTTTCTTGGGACCAGGTGAAGGAAATCGACAAGCGCTCACTCACAGAGCGGGTCGGCACCGTCGACCTCTCAAACATCGAAGTTCTCGGGATGGATGAGTTCGCCCTTCACAAGGGGCACCGCTATGCGACGGTTATCATCGAGCCATACCGTAAGGAAGTCTTATGGATCGGCAAAGGCAGGAGTCGCGAGAGTATCCGTCCTTTCTTCACGCAGCTTGGCCCACATGGCTGTAAACGGCTCAAAGCGGTCGTGATGGATATGAACGCATCATATGAGGAGGAAATCAAGCAGCACTCGCCCCAGGCAGACATAGTCTACGACCTGTTCCATGTGGTGGCGAAGTATGGCAGGGAAGTGATCGACAGGGTGCGAGTCGATGAGGCAAACCGCCTGAAGGAAGACAAGAAGGCACGGAAGGTAGTCAAAACATCGCGGTGGTTGCTGCTACGAAACAGCGAGAACGTCAAGGGCGACGACATGCTTCGCCTCCAGGAACTGTTGGAGGCAAACCGCAGCCTCCTTACGGTCTACCTGCTCAAAGACGATCTGAAGCAACTGTGGAAGTTTACCTGCATTGAAGAGGCGGGACTATTCTGGGAGCAGTGGCACCAAAGGGCGATGGAGAGTGGAATACCGCCACTCATCCTGTTTGCCCGCCGGCTAAAGGGCTATCTCCAAGGAATCCTCAACCACTGCCTCTGGCCCCTTCACACCGGAATCCTCGAAGGCATCAATAACAAGATCAAGGTGATCAAAAGAATGGCCTACGGCTTCCGGGATCACGAATACTTCTTTCTCAAGATCAGAGCCGCTTTCCCCGGAATTCCCGGATGA
- a CDS encoding CCA tRNA nucleotidyltransferase produces MDASIASFLQNPFLRTLRQASASLDLQCYVVGGCLRDLLMGRGVNDVDIAVGGGPEALSRRFAKECGGTFFWLDQERGHSRVVIKGGAGIDTFDFAPLRGEDICADLALRDFTINSLAVPLQGGVELFDPLKGETDIRAQLVRRCAESVFRDDPLRLVRAFRFAATLGFRIETETLAAITTHAPLIANSAGERIRDELFQVLCMPGTGSVFRTMGDAGLLCVLFGLSPSQVYPAAEAMDRVEAVVQSLSQLGDETAEKGCLRLQEQIQGGMTVLSLTKLAAFLTVTEADLPAAADRLKLGKTAGQLVEKLCRADTLALAERLDTVSAYTLFNACDPAGLELPLLLLARGHITESRCRELARYYLHCHIPRGGNLLLSGAEIMELLSVPPCKMVGDAHELLREAQCTGQVRTGAEASVFLRKKLLTTNEPMG; encoded by the coding sequence GTTGTTGGAGGATGCCTGCGCGACCTGCTGATGGGGCGCGGGGTGAACGACGTGGATATTGCCGTCGGCGGCGGGCCTGAGGCTCTTTCCCGCCGCTTTGCCAAAGAGTGTGGCGGCACCTTCTTCTGGCTCGACCAGGAGCGGGGGCATTCCCGCGTCGTCATCAAGGGAGGGGCCGGGATCGACACTTTCGACTTTGCTCCCCTGAGAGGTGAGGATATCTGTGCTGATCTCGCCCTTCGCGACTTCACCATCAACTCTCTTGCCGTGCCTCTCCAGGGTGGGGTGGAGCTTTTCGATCCCTTAAAAGGCGAAACCGATATCCGTGCTCAACTGGTAAGGCGTTGCGCCGAATCGGTTTTTCGTGATGACCCCCTGCGCCTTGTACGCGCATTCCGTTTTGCCGCCACCCTCGGCTTTCGCATCGAGACTGAAACTCTCGCGGCAATTACGACCCATGCACCTCTTATTGCAAACAGCGCTGGGGAGCGGATTCGAGACGAACTTTTCCAGGTTCTGTGCATGCCCGGAACCGGGTCTGTTTTCCGAACTATGGGTGATGCGGGACTTCTCTGTGTGCTCTTCGGACTCTCTCCCTCGCAGGTTTATCCGGCAGCGGAGGCCATGGACAGGGTCGAAGCTGTTGTGCAATCCCTTTCACAGCTGGGCGACGAAACTGCGGAAAAGGGATGCTTACGGCTTCAGGAGCAAATCCAGGGAGGTATGACGGTTCTGTCCCTCACGAAGCTGGCTGCTTTTCTTACTGTAACAGAAGCGGATCTCCCTGCGGCGGCAGATCGGCTTAAGCTTGGAAAGACGGCAGGGCAACTCGTGGAGAAGCTGTGTCGTGCCGATACTCTTGCCCTTGCAGAGCGGTTGGACACGGTCTCCGCGTACACGCTTTTCAACGCATGCGATCCCGCAGGGCTCGAACTGCCGTTGCTGCTTCTTGCCCGAGGACACATCACCGAATCGCGCTGTCGCGAACTTGCCCGTTACTACCTGCACTGCCATATCCCCCGGGGAGGGAACCTTCTCCTCTCTGGAGCTGAAATCATGGAGTTGCTTTCCGTTCCTCCCTGCAAGATGGTTGGGGACGCCCATGAGCTTCTCCGGGAGGCCCAGTGCACCGGCCAAGTGAGAACTGGCGCTGAAGCAAGCGTCTTCCTCAGGAAAAAACTGTTGACAACCAACGAGCCCATGGGCTAA
- a CDS encoding tyrosine-type recombinase/integrase → MSTQFSDKFIQNLKPEAKKYYIRESRGFAIVVHPSGIKNPKGTKTFLYIYTINGKRKELKLGNYPEVTLKDARIKHGEAYARLVNGEDPVTPPVIKAEPQDENLTFGHFTELYLQWSKDNHSPKWHNTIKCALNKDALPVWEYTLIASIKRRDAIAFLENVARRGIQVINLHKATSSVFDYALEREYIESNPMAGLKAKTIPALKPKARERFLSDSEIKHVWKAIDEGPGYDETKRALKLIMVTAQRPGEVAAMHRREIQTGVGKPRCKICKRCGWWTIPAERMKNGEEHRIYLTPTALELIGDAEGYIFPSPQDGQPINRNSLSQLVSRERNNKKPNGEMYPPYYGLPEWTPHDLRRTARTLLARVGVPEEHAEEVLSHKKEGLVDRYNRHDYMEEKKEALIKLEAELMKLSI, encoded by the coding sequence ATGTCAACGCAATTCTCAGACAAGTTCATTCAAAACCTGAAGCCTGAAGCCAAGAAGTATTACATCCGGGAGAGTCGAGGATTCGCCATAGTCGTCCACCCTTCCGGTATCAAGAACCCGAAAGGGACAAAGACTTTCCTTTACATCTACACCATCAACGGCAAGCGCAAGGAGTTGAAGCTAGGGAATTACCCAGAGGTAACGCTCAAGGATGCTCGCATCAAGCACGGCGAAGCCTATGCACGTTTGGTTAATGGAGAAGACCCAGTCACCCCTCCAGTCATTAAAGCTGAGCCGCAAGACGAAAACCTCACCTTCGGTCACTTCACAGAGTTATACCTCCAATGGTCAAAAGATAATCATTCGCCCAAGTGGCACAACACTATCAAGTGCGCCCTGAATAAAGATGCACTTCCTGTCTGGGAATATACACTCATAGCTTCCATCAAGCGTCGTGACGCTATAGCCTTTCTTGAAAACGTAGCAAGGCGGGGTATCCAAGTAATCAACTTACACAAGGCGACCAGCTCAGTCTTTGACTATGCTTTAGAGCGTGAATACATCGAATCAAACCCGATGGCAGGATTAAAAGCAAAGACTATCCCGGCCCTTAAACCAAAAGCGAGAGAGCGCTTTCTCTCAGACAGTGAGATAAAACACGTCTGGAAGGCCATAGACGAGGGGCCGGGTTATGATGAAACCAAGCGTGCCTTGAAACTCATAATGGTAACAGCACAGCGACCGGGGGAGGTTGCAGCAATGCACAGGCGGGAGATTCAAACAGGCGTCGGTAAACCACGTTGCAAGATATGCAAGCGGTGCGGGTGGTGGACTATTCCGGCAGAAAGGATGAAGAACGGAGAGGAGCACAGGATATACCTTACCCCTACAGCCCTCGAACTGATCGGAGATGCAGAGGGGTATATCTTTCCGTCACCACAGGACGGGCAACCTATAAACAGAAACTCCCTTTCCCAGCTTGTCAGTAGAGAGAGAAACAACAAGAAGCCCAATGGGGAGATGTACCCACCGTATTATGGATTGCCTGAGTGGACGCCTCACGATCTGAGACGCACGGCCCGGACCCTTCTGGCTCGTGTTGGCGTACCGGAGGAGCACGCAGAGGAAGTGCTCAGTCACAAGAAAGAGGGCTTAGTGGACAGGTACAACCGCCATGACTACATGGAGGAGAAGAAGGAGGCCTTGATTAAACTGGAAGCTGAGTTGATGAAATTGAGCATATAA